A region from the Hippopotamus amphibius kiboko isolate mHipAmp2 chromosome 15, mHipAmp2.hap2, whole genome shotgun sequence genome encodes:
- the LOC130836917 gene encoding annexin A1-like: MAMVSEFLKQAWFIGNEEQEYIKTVKTSKGGPGSAVSPYPTFDPSSDVEALHKAITVKGVDEATIIEILTNRNNAQRQQIKAAHLQEKGKALDEALKKALTGHLEEAALALLKTPAQFDADELRAAMKDLGTDEDTLNEILASRTNREIREINRVYREELKRDLAKDIAADTSGDYEKALLSLAKGDRSEELALNDNLADTDARTLYEAGERRKGTDVNVFTTILTTRSYPHLRRVFQKYSKYSKHDMNKVLDLELKGDIEKCLTVIVKCATSKPMFFAEKLHQAMKGVGTRHKILIRIMVSHSEIDMNDIKACYQKLYGISLCQAILDETKGDYEKILVALCGGN; the protein is encoded by the coding sequence atggCAATGGTATCTGAATTCCTGAAGCAGGCCTGGTTTATTGGCAATGAAGAGCAGGAGTACATCAAAACTGTGAAAACATCCAAAGGTGGTCCTGGATCAGCAGTGAGCCCCTATCCTACCTTCGATCCATCCTCGGATGTTGAGGCCTTGCATAAAGCAATCACAGTTAAAGGTGTGGATGAAGCAACCATCATTGAAATTCTAACTAACAGAAACAATGCACAGCGTCAGCAGATCAAAGCAGCCCATctccaggaaaaaggaaaggccCTGGATGAAGCTCTGAAGAAAGCCCTCACAGGTCACCTTGAGGAAGCTGCTTTGGCTCTATTGAAAACTCCAGCCCAGTTTGACGCTGATGAGCTACGTGCTGCCATGAAGGACCTTGGAACTGATGAAGACACTCTGAATGAAATTTTGGCATCAAGAACtaacagagaaatcagagaaattaacagAGTCTATAGAGAGGAACTGAAGAGAGATCTGGCTAAAGACATTGCTGCAGACACATCTGGAGATTATGAGAAGGCTTTGCTTTCTCTTGCTAAGGGTGACCGATCCGAGGAGCTTGCCCTAAATGACAACTTGGCTGATACAGATGCCAGGACCTTATatgaagcaggagaaagaagaaaagggacagatgTGAATGTGTTCACTACCATTCTGACCACCAGAAGCTATCCCCATCTTCGCAGAGTGTTTCAGAAGTATTCCAAGTACAGTAAGCATGACATGAACAAAGTTCTGGACCTGGAGTTGAAAGGTGACATCGAGAAATGCCTCACAGTTATTGTGAAGTGTGCTACAAGCAAACCAATGTTTTTTGCTGAGAAACTTCATCAGGCCATGAAGGGTGTTGGAACTCGTCATAAGATACTGATCAGGATTATGGTTTCCCATTCTGAAATTGACATGAATGACATCAAAGCATGCTATCAGAAGCTGTATGGCATTTCTCTCTGCCAAGCCATCCTGGATGAAACTAAGGGAGATTATGAAAAAATCCTGGTGGCTCTCTGTGGAGGAAACTAA